A single window of Limnothrix sp. FACHB-406 DNA harbors:
- a CDS encoding metal ABC transporter ATP-binding protein, producing the protein MLQVRSLCVRYRGLSVLDDVSLDLAPGELVGLIGPNGAGKSTLIKALLGLVPIESGMITFRGVPLRRLRHRVAYVPQRSQIDWDYPITVQRVVMMAFAKAAGWWRSPGPAARAAARSAMEQVNIWDLRDRPIGSLSGGQQQRVFLARALAQKAEFFLLDEPFTGVDKQTELVLLNLFAELRAQGHLVLVCSHEWGSSLERYDRLLLLNRSLLANDRPQAVMTLDNIRRAYGENMQTADRHSPFESVLAC; encoded by the coding sequence ATGCTGCAAGTTCGATCGCTGTGTGTTCGCTATCGCGGACTCTCGGTTCTGGACGATGTTTCGCTTGACCTCGCGCCCGGTGAATTGGTGGGGCTGATTGGCCCCAACGGCGCGGGCAAAAGCACCCTGATCAAGGCCCTGTTGGGCCTCGTGCCGATCGAATCGGGCATGATTACCTTTCGGGGTGTGCCCTTGCGGCGACTGCGCCATCGTGTGGCCTACGTGCCCCAACGGTCACAAATCGACTGGGACTATCCGATCACGGTGCAACGGGTGGTGATGATGGCCTTTGCCAAGGCGGCGGGTTGGTGGCGATCGCCCGGCCCAGCAGCCCGGGCCGCAGCTCGATCGGCCATGGAGCAAGTGAATATTTGGGACTTGCGCGATCGCCCGATCGGCTCCCTTTCCGGCGGGCAACAGCAACGGGTTTTTTTGGCTCGGGCCCTGGCCCAAAAGGCAGAATTTTTTCTGTTGGATGAACCTTTTACCGGTGTGGACAAGCAAACGGAACTGGTGTTGTTGAATCTGTTTGCTGAACTCCGCGCCCAAGGCCATTTGGTGTTAGTTTGCTCTCACGAGTGGGGCAGCTCTCTGGAACGATACGATCGGCTGCTGTTGCTGAATCGATCGCTCCTGGCGAACGATCGGCCCCAGGCCGTGATGACCCTGGATAATATCCGGCGAGCCTATGGCGAAAATATGCAAACTGCCGATCGCCACAGTCCCTTTGAATCGGTTTTAGCCTGTTAG
- a CDS encoding metal ABC transporter permease, giving the protein MLDWLLDPLQYEFVRNAIAIGMIVGVICPVVGSYLIVLRMSLLGDVIAHAVMPGLAIANALRIDLSIGAFISGMCSTFVIAWIRQQSRVRVDAAMTLTFSTFFGLGIALISLLKTQLDLEGFLFGDILNVTQGDLLHGVIVAVILLVLIKLHYKELLFYTFDPLGAEAAGLPTTWIHYSLMAGVTLAIVTSLKVVGVIMAIAMLVGPAITAYLLVKELHMMMLVGAGLGVLAAIGGMYSSFYWDLPSGAAIALVIFGLFLMALLFSPSQGILTRPRPKATRPRSGKVAESAAPKPTADLD; this is encoded by the coding sequence ATTTTGGACTGGTTGCTTGATCCTTTGCAGTATGAGTTTGTGCGCAATGCGATCGCGATCGGGATGATCGTGGGCGTAATTTGTCCCGTGGTGGGCAGTTATCTCATTGTGCTGCGGATGTCTCTGCTGGGTGATGTGATTGCCCATGCGGTGATGCCCGGTTTGGCGATCGCCAACGCGCTGCGCATTGATTTATCGATCGGGGCGTTCATTTCCGGCATGTGCAGCACCTTCGTCATTGCCTGGATTCGACAGCAATCGCGGGTGCGGGTTGATGCGGCCATGACCCTAACCTTCTCCACCTTTTTTGGCTTAGGAATCGCCCTGATTTCACTGCTCAAAACGCAGCTCGATTTGGAAGGATTTCTCTTTGGCGATATTTTGAATGTCACCCAAGGAGACTTGCTCCATGGGGTAATTGTGGCGGTGATTTTATTAGTTTTAATTAAGCTGCACTATAAAGAATTACTGTTTTATACCTTTGACCCCTTGGGGGCCGAAGCGGCCGGATTACCCACCACTTGGATTCACTACAGCCTGATGGCCGGAGTGACCCTAGCGATCGTGACGAGCTTGAAGGTGGTGGGGGTGATTATGGCGATCGCAATGTTGGTGGGCCCGGCCATCACGGCCTATTTGTTGGTCAAAGAGTTGCACATGATGATGTTGGTGGGTGCTGGCTTAGGGGTGTTGGCCGCGATCGGGGGCATGTACAGCAGTTTCTATTGGGATTTGCCCTCGGGCGCGGCGATCGCCCTGGTGATTTTTGGGTTGTTTTTGATGGCCCTGTTGTTTAGCCCGAGCCAGGGAATTTTGACCCGTCCCCGCCCCAAGGCGACCCGTCCGCGATCGGGTAAGGTTGCGGAATCGGCAGCTCCCAAACCGACCGCAGACCTGGACTAA
- a CDS encoding cobyric acid synthase produces the protein MKSIAVLGTSSNAGKSWVTTALCAWLRRQGLRVAPFKAQNMSNNSFVTLEGGEIGRAQAAQAEACGLRPVAEMNPILLKPSGNSRSQLVLLGQAGEHIAAADYYQHIDRLWEVVAQTLADWRDRCDVLVLEGAGSPVELNLMHRDLVNLRPIEHLQGRWLLVGDIERGGIFAQAVGTYQLMPRSAQALGLGLVVNKFRGDLRLFADADRYFQQHLPHLPYLGTLPYAAELQPESEDSLCRSAEEAPMECDHPVIAWVRFPFLSNSQDSQPWSIDQGVAVRWVTRPAELATARAIVLPGSKNTLRDLAWLQETGLAAAIQRAAAQGVPVVGICGGYQMLGRSLVDRTGIAGAAGEMAGLGLLPVETDYFPQKTVRQVTAHWPSQAGATSQHDIPQLDRWQAYEIHMGQTRPIAPCDPLLTLEPIEQPPEPEGARSAQGCVWGTYVHGLFESAAVRQTLTRLAGITTHRPNPQSWQQHRQQLYDRMADLLETSLTLDRLCDYLEV, from the coding sequence ATGAAGTCGATCGCAGTTTTAGGAACCTCCTCCAACGCGGGCAAAAGTTGGGTAACCACGGCCCTCTGCGCTTGGTTGCGGCGGCAAGGTCTGCGGGTTGCACCGTTCAAGGCCCAAAACATGTCCAATAATTCCTTCGTGACCCTGGAAGGAGGCGAAATTGGGCGGGCCCAGGCGGCCCAGGCGGAGGCTTGCGGGTTGCGGCCCGTGGCGGAGATGAATCCCATTTTGTTGAAGCCTTCGGGCAATAGCCGATCGCAGTTGGTGCTGTTGGGTCAGGCCGGGGAACATATTGCGGCGGCGGACTATTACCAACATATCGATCGCCTGTGGGAGGTGGTGGCGCAAACCCTGGCGGACTGGCGCGATCGCTGTGATGTGTTGGTTCTGGAAGGGGCGGGCAGCCCGGTGGAATTGAACTTGATGCACCGGGATTTGGTGAATTTGCGCCCGATCGAGCATCTCCAAGGGCGCTGGCTGTTGGTGGGCGACATTGAACGAGGCGGCATTTTCGCCCAAGCGGTGGGAACCTACCAACTGATGCCCCGATCGGCTCAGGCCTTGGGATTGGGCTTAGTGGTGAATAAGTTTCGGGGCGATTTGCGGCTATTTGCCGATGCCGATCGCTATTTTCAGCAGCATTTGCCCCACCTGCCCTACTTGGGAACCTTGCCCTACGCGGCGGAGTTGCAACCGGAAAGCGAAGATAGCCTCTGTCGATCGGCCGAAGAGGCCCCCATGGAATGCGATCACCCTGTGATTGCCTGGGTTCGGTTTCCGTTTTTGTCCAATTCCCAAGACAGCCAACCTTGGTCGATCGATCAAGGGGTGGCGGTGCGCTGGGTGACGCGCCCGGCCGAGTTGGCCACCGCCCGGGCGATCGTATTGCCGGGCAGCAAAAACACCCTGCGGGATTTGGCTTGGCTCCAGGAAACGGGCCTGGCAGCGGCCATTCAACGGGCCGCCGCCCAGGGTGTGCCGGTGGTGGGCATTTGTGGGGGCTATCAAATGTTGGGCCGATCGCTGGTCGATCGCACCGGCATTGCGGGGGCCGCGGGCGAGATGGCGGGGTTGGGGCTGCTGCCGGTGGAAACGGATTATTTTCCACAAAAAACCGTGCGCCAAGTGACGGCCCATTGGCCCAGCCAGGCCGGTGCAACCTCACAGCACGACATTCCGCAACTCGATCGCTGGCAAGCCTATGAAATTCACATGGGCCAAACCCGCCCGATCGCCCCTTGCGATCCATTGTTGACCCTGGAGCCGATCGAGCAACCACCGGAACCGGAAGGGGCCCGATCGGCCCAAGGCTGCGTTTGGGGAACCTATGTCCATGGTCTGTTTGAGTCGGCGGCGGTGCGCCAAACCCTGACCCGCTTGGCCGGCATCACCACCCATCGCCCCAACCCCCAATCCTGGCAACAACATCGGCAACAGTTGTACGATCGAATGGCCGACCTTTTGGAAACATCCTTAACCCTGGATCGGCTGTGCGACTACCTGGAGGTTTGA
- a CDS encoding Calx-beta domain-containing protein: MDFTGFEVASFAYREADYLARNPDVNLAVSGNLLRSGFAHFSQHGFSEGRSPSGDYEILQAVLPLYNEANYLAQNPDVQGAIGRGQLTSGLEHFARSGFRERREPGGGFNRFNFGSESADSLTGGAGRDLLLGWSGDDQIQGLAGDDQLAGNRGRDLIFGNEGNDRLRGGKEADTLWGGAGDDQLLGDLGDDLLSGDLGADTLAGGAGADLFLISAVAGGSSIASADVILDFLQEGADRLVVPSGQRFEDLDFTAGIGVNSGDTIVRDRATGRYLAVLKGINPNSFSASNVISQESLNANTAILRFLGSGFVGNEQDRSAVITIERSGNLQTAAQATFSTGSGTATPNQDFTPVNSAIAFAPGETRKTISIPLTDDRLTETDETVALLLSNPVGAQLDRATATLIIRDGSGGGSSTTPTGPTVSLDGNSYSINETGGSLAIPVRRTGDLSQPLSVTYATSNGTALAGLDYSAINGQLTFAAGQSVASLTIPILNDSLAEPTETFQLNLSNPTGGQLGSINATTISIIDSAASGSSATTTPTSGPVQSSVASAVAFSPSDSEAAIAAKNGPKITLGNTNIYIGYQQVSALNQDPILVSFTNGVRNWVRTDYETTVDDGTGTGLAWDGSNLYAVFTSTGNQPGNNLSRFTGSGWLTGYTDGSPSGGGGGKVGILAKVDPTTGNIQNATYLTARNDKGTAPLGDDTTNSLFVRGLSFTGGNVLVQADSAYAPRRPDKTAMTQSVGNGALPASTGYNYEVVLSANLGSALSTRAKDFI; encoded by the coding sequence ATGGATTTCACCGGTTTTGAGGTGGCGAGTTTTGCCTATCGTGAAGCGGATTATTTAGCCCGAAATCCCGATGTGAACCTTGCGGTGAGCGGTAATTTGCTGCGATCGGGCTTTGCGCATTTTTCACAGCATGGTTTCAGCGAAGGCCGCAGCCCCAGCGGCGATTATGAAATTTTGCAAGCGGTGTTGCCGCTTTACAACGAAGCAAACTATTTAGCCCAAAATCCCGATGTGCAAGGGGCGATCGGGCGGGGTCAACTCACTTCGGGTCTGGAACATTTTGCGCGATCGGGATTTCGGGAACGGCGCGAACCGGGCGGCGGGTTCAACCGCTTCAACTTTGGCAGCGAGTCCGCCGATTCGCTCACGGGGGGCGCTGGTCGCGACTTGCTGTTGGGTTGGAGTGGTGATGATCAAATCCAGGGGCTAGCGGGCGATGACCAATTGGCTGGCAACCGTGGCCGCGATTTGATCTTTGGCAATGAGGGCAACGATCGACTGCGCGGCGGCAAGGAAGCCGATACCCTCTGGGGCGGTGCGGGTGATGATCAACTGCTGGGCGACCTGGGTGATGATCTGCTGTCGGGGGATTTGGGAGCCGACACCCTGGCCGGTGGCGCTGGGGCCGATCTGTTTTTGATCAGTGCGGTGGCGGGTGGCAGCTCGATCGCCTCGGCCGATGTGATTTTGGATTTTTTGCAGGAAGGAGCCGATCGGCTGGTCGTGCCCAGCGGTCAACGGTTTGAAGATTTGGACTTCACGGCCGGCATCGGCGTTAACAGCGGCGACACGATCGTCCGCGATCGGGCGACGGGCCGCTATCTGGCCGTTCTCAAGGGCATCAACCCCAATAGCTTTAGCGCCAGCAACGTGATTTCCCAAGAAAGTCTGAACGCCAACACCGCGATCCTGCGCTTCCTGGGCAGCGGCTTTGTGGGCAACGAGCAAGATCGCAGCGCCGTGATTACCATTGAGCGTTCCGGCAACCTGCAAACCGCCGCCCAGGCCACCTTCAGCACCGGTAGCGGCACGGCCACCCCCAACCAAGACTTCACCCCCGTGAACAGCGCGATCGCCTTTGCTCCCGGCGAAACCCGCAAAACCATCTCAATTCCCCTAACAGACGATCGCCTCACGGAAACCGATGAAACCGTGGCCCTGCTGTTGTCGAATCCCGTGGGGGCCCAGCTCGATCGAGCCACCGCCACCCTCATCATCCGCGACGGCAGCGGCGGCGGCAGCAGCACGACCCCCACCGGCCCCACCGTTTCCCTGGATGGCAACAGCTACAGCATCAACGAAACCGGCGGCTCCCTCGCCATCCCCGTACGACGGACTGGCGACCTGTCCCAACCCCTGTCGGTGACCTACGCCACCAGCAACGGAACCGCCCTGGCCGGCCTCGACTACAGCGCCATCAACGGCCAGCTCACCTTCGCCGCCGGCCAGAGCGTCGCCAGCCTCACGATCCCGATCCTGAACGACAGCCTGGCCGAGCCAACGGAAACTTTCCAACTCAACCTCAGCAATCCCACGGGCGGACAACTGGGCAGCATCAACGCCACCACTATCAGCATCATCGACAGCGCCGCCAGCGGCTCCAGCGCGACCACAACACCCACCAGTGGCCCGGTGCAATCCTCCGTGGCCAGCGCCGTTGCCTTCAGCCCCAGTGATTCGGAAGCCGCGATCGCCGCTAAAAATGGCCCCAAAATCACCCTCGGCAACACCAACATCTACATCGGCTATCAACAGGTGTCGGCCCTCAATCAAGATCCGATCTTGGTCAGCTTCACCAACGGCGTGCGCAATTGGGTACGCACCGACTACGAAACCACGGTTGATGATGGAACAGGCACGGGCTTGGCTTGGGATGGCTCCAATCTCTATGCCGTCTTCACCTCCACCGGCAACCAACCGGGGAATAACCTCAGTCGCTTCACGGGCAGTGGCTGGCTCACGGGCTACACAGACGGCAGCCCCAGCGGCGGCGGCGGCGGCAAAGTGGGAATTTTGGCCAAGGTTGACCCCACCACGGGCAACATCCAAAACGCCACTTACCTGACGGCTCGCAATGACAAGGGAACCGCCCCCCTCGGTGACGACACCACCAACTCCCTGTTTGTGCGGGGTCTCAGTTTCACGGGCGGCAATGTGCTGGTGCAAGCGGATTCGGCCTATGCGCCGCGCCGTCCCGACAAAACAGCCATGACCCAAAGTGTTGGCAATGGTGCGCTGCCCGCCAGCACGGGCTACAACTACGAAGTGGTACTCTCAGCCAATTTGGGATCTGCCCTGTCCACGCGGGCCAAAGATTTCATTTGA
- a CDS encoding Calx-beta domain-containing protein: MLNATANNLVANSAILATTPVSPSNGELIPPIAPGTRERRSANDGFYRVELTTENADLVLGGIGRDWIQGWGGDDELHGLDGDDRLLGNQGRDQLWGDDGHDWIQGGQGADSLWGGSGNDQLLGDLGDDWLAGELGLDTMTGGLGADRFLIGMATDGGAIDQADLILDFRTSEADQLVLPSGQRFEDLDFIAGTGNNSGDTIVRDRATGRNWVILKGISPSSFNASNVVSQDSLPPTPAVIRFSKGNFLGVELDGKATITLERSVNTTTDVSVSFSTSGGTATPNQDFTPITGSIAFGADETRKTITIPLTDDRRTEPNETVMLLLSNPVGAELDLATATLTISDHGL, translated from the coding sequence TTGCTCAATGCGACAGCGAACAATTTAGTCGCCAATTCTGCAATTCTGGCCACCACGCCTGTCTCCCCATCCAACGGTGAATTAATCCCCCCGATCGCCCCAGGAACCCGGGAACGCCGCAGCGCCAATGATGGTTTTTATCGTGTGGAGCTAACCACCGAAAACGCCGATTTGGTTCTTGGGGGCATTGGCCGGGACTGGATTCAAGGCTGGGGTGGTGATGACGAATTACACGGCTTGGATGGGGACGATCGCCTGCTGGGCAACCAAGGCCGCGATCAGCTATGGGGCGATGATGGCCATGATTGGATCCAAGGGGGACAAGGGGCAGATAGCCTGTGGGGCGGCAGCGGCAACGATCAGTTACTGGGGGATTTGGGAGACGATTGGCTCGCGGGCGAATTGGGTCTGGATACGATGACTGGCGGCTTGGGGGCCGATCGCTTTTTGATTGGGATGGCGACGGATGGGGGCGCGATCGACCAAGCGGATTTGATTTTGGATTTCCGAACCAGCGAGGCAGATCAGTTGGTGCTGCCCAGCGGTCAACGGTTTGAAGATTTGGACTTCATCGCCGGAACAGGAAACAACAGCGGCGATACGATCGTGCGCGATCGGGCGACGGGCCGAAACTGGGTGATCCTGAAAGGAATCAGCCCCAGCAGCTTCAACGCTAGCAATGTGGTGTCCCAAGACAGCTTGCCTCCAACTCCGGCCGTGATTCGGTTCAGCAAGGGTAATTTTCTGGGCGTTGAGCTGGACGGCAAGGCGACCATTACCCTAGAGCGATCGGTGAACACGACAACGGACGTGAGCGTGAGCTTCAGCACCAGCGGCGGCACGGCCACCCCTAACCAAGACTTCACTCCCATCACCGGCTCGATCGCCTTTGGGGCCGACGAAACCCGCAAAACAATCACCATCCCATTAACAGACGATCGGCGCACGGAACCCAACGAAACCGTGATGCTGCTGCTGTCCAATCCCGTTGGAGCTGAGCTGGATTTGGCAACTGCTACCCTCACCATCAGTGATCATGGTCTTTGA
- a CDS encoding glycosyltransferase family A protein, giving the protein MATEATEPETSSTETSSTEDNSTEDNHRPRVSIVLPVFNGADTLADTVASILAQTEPDWELLIIDDGSHDRSRALAESMAAADGRIRVYAFANGGQAIARNRGIDRARGNWIGFIDADDRWHPDKLRAQLAALTANPAAGWVYSWTQLTDDSGRAIGQPVTSPFSGWIYGPLLVTDFVSSGSNVLVSRSALNQVGGFQPDLVPSEDWDLWLRLAWQFPAAQVPECHVFYRQRPTSSSENVWRQERVSRQILQTAIARSPNQLTPHRAIIWGNRYKYLLFKALDGPAQPRRAKTAARFAWQVLQCHRGVLKQWPLVAQILLKMGLMGLPGAIGQRAIEQLGLQRIQDRILALTLVPRFQEPIHCQLDRFDRPKG; this is encoded by the coding sequence ATGGCCACGGAAGCCACCGAACCCGAAACCAGCAGCACAGAAACCAGCAGCACCGAGGACAACAGCACCGAGGACAACCACCGGCCGCGGGTGTCGATCGTGCTGCCGGTGTTCAATGGGGCAGACACCCTGGCGGATACGGTGGCCTCGATTTTGGCCCAAACGGAACCCGATTGGGAACTGTTGATTATTGACGACGGCAGCCACGATCGCTCCCGGGCCTTGGCTGAGTCGATGGCGGCCGCCGATGGCCGAATTCGGGTTTATGCCTTTGCCAATGGGGGACAGGCGATCGCCCGGAATCGTGGGATCGATCGGGCGCGGGGGAACTGGATTGGGTTCATTGATGCGGACGATCGCTGGCATCCCGACAAGCTGCGGGCCCAACTGGCGGCCCTGACGGCTAACCCCGCCGCCGGTTGGGTTTACAGTTGGACCCAACTCACCGATGATTCGGGCCGGGCGATCGGGCAGCCGGTCACCAGCCCCTTCAGCGGTTGGATCTATGGGCCCCTGTTGGTCACGGATTTTGTTTCCAGCGGGTCTAATGTGCTGGTGAGTCGATCGGCCTTGAACCAAGTGGGCGGTTTTCAGCCAGACTTGGTTCCCTCAGAAGATTGGGATTTGTGGCTGCGATTGGCTTGGCAGTTTCCAGCGGCCCAAGTGCCCGAATGCCACGTGTTCTATCGCCAACGGCCCACCTCCTCATCGGAAAACGTGTGGCGACAGGAGCGCGTCAGTCGGCAAATTTTGCAAACGGCGATCGCCCGATCGCCCAACCAGCTCACTCCCCATCGGGCAATCATTTGGGGCAACCGCTACAAATATCTGCTCTTTAAGGCGTTGGACGGCCCCGCCCAGCCGCGCCGCGCCAAAACCGCCGCCCGCTTTGCCTGGCAAGTGTTGCAGTGTCATCGCGGGGTCTTGAAGCAATGGCCCTTGGTGGCGCAAATCTTGCTCAAGATGGGGCTGATGGGGCTACCGGGGGCGATCGGGCAAAGGGCGATCGAGCAACTAGGGCTACAGCGCATCCAGGATCGAATCTTGGCCCTGACCCTCGTGCCCCGCTTTCAGGAGCCAATTCATTGCCAGCTCGATCGGTTCGATCGCCCCAAAGGCTGA